A stretch of Arthrobacter sp. NEB 688 DNA encodes these proteins:
- a CDS encoding NADH-ubiquinone oxidoreductase-F iron-sulfur binding region domain-containing protein encodes MTIRPPARVHVRPGPLLLSGVDDGLSLRAHRARFGDLPRHDLDALVRLAESGSVRGRGGAGFPLSRKLRTVADGRGLRPSRRPVVVVNAAEGEPASAKDEALLGIAPHLVLDGAELAARALGARRVHVVTSEDRPLIGRAVLDAVAERGDSRVTWTTHVAEGRFVAGQARAVLELMAGRPGLPVTAWAPEAVDGHKGRPTLLSNAESWAHLAAAALVGPQRYAALGTADEPGTTLLTLTRPADHRGRIDVATVVEVEHGARAARALDAAALAAPLLVGGFHGAWLHPRDLPSLTWSQAHLRSLGASLGAGAVVSLGDGSCPVARTAQWTTYLADETAGRCGPCRNGLPALAEEVRGLAEGADTRRRVQELTGLVTGRGACAHPDGTSRLVRSLLTTLADHVDEHLAGGCGCAAHVPVRVA; translated from the coding sequence ATGACCATCCGCCCCCCGGCCCGCGTCCACGTCCGGCCCGGCCCGCTCCTGCTCTCGGGGGTCGACGACGGCCTCTCGCTGCGGGCCCACCGCGCCCGCTTCGGCGACCTGCCGCGTCACGACCTCGACGCCCTCGTCCGGCTCGCCGAGTCGGGGTCGGTGCGCGGTCGCGGCGGCGCCGGCTTCCCCCTGTCCCGCAAGCTGCGCACCGTCGCCGACGGCCGCGGGCTGCGTCCGTCCCGGCGCCCGGTCGTCGTCGTCAACGCGGCCGAGGGCGAGCCCGCGAGCGCCAAGGACGAGGCGCTGCTCGGCATCGCGCCGCACCTCGTCCTCGACGGCGCCGAGCTCGCCGCCCGCGCGCTCGGGGCCCGCCGGGTCCACGTCGTCACCTCCGAGGACCGGCCGCTCATCGGGCGGGCCGTGCTCGACGCCGTCGCGGAGCGCGGCGACTCCCGGGTCACCTGGACGACGCACGTCGCCGAGGGACGCTTCGTGGCCGGCCAGGCCCGGGCCGTCCTCGAGCTGATGGCCGGCCGCCCCGGGCTGCCGGTCACCGCGTGGGCGCCCGAGGCCGTCGACGGCCACAAGGGCCGCCCGACCCTCCTGTCGAACGCCGAGTCGTGGGCCCACCTCGCCGCCGCAGCGCTCGTCGGGCCGCAGCGCTACGCCGCGCTCGGCACCGCGGACGAGCCCGGCACGACGCTGCTGACGCTCACCCGCCCGGCCGACCACCGCGGACGCATCGACGTCGCGACGGTCGTCGAGGTCGAGCACGGGGCCCGCGCCGCCCGCGCCCTCGACGCCGCCGCCCTCGCGGCGCCGCTGCTCGTCGGCGGCTTCCACGGCGCGTGGCTGCACCCCCGCGACCTGCCCTCGCTCACGTGGTCGCAGGCCCACCTGCGCTCGCTCGGGGCGAGCCTCGGCGCCGGGGCGGTCGTCTCGCTCGGCGACGGCTCGTGCCCGGTCGCCCGGACCGCGCAGTGGACGACCTACCTCGCCGACGAGACCGCGGGCCGCTGCGGCCCCTGCCGCAACGGGCTGCCGGCCCTCGCCGAGGAGGTGCGCGGCCTCGCCGAGGGCGCCGACACCCGGCGCCGGGTGCAGGAGCTGACCGGCCTCGTGACCGGCCGCGGCGCGTGCGCCCACCCGGACGGCACCTCGCGGCTGGTCCGCAGCCTGCTCACCACGCTCGCCGACCACGTCGACGAGCACCTGGCCGGCGGCTGCGGCTGCGCGGCGCACGTCCCGGTGAGGGTCGCGTGA
- a CDS encoding ferric reductase-like transmembrane domain-containing protein: protein MTSPLLWYLNRGTGIVLVVVFTLTVLLGVLATGRGVSRWWPRFVTQGLHRGLAAVSVLLLLAHAVVAVVDEFVDIRWWQAVVPFGATYEPLWLGLGTLALDLTVVVVATSLARSRLPHRLWFVLHLTTYLAWVAGVAHGLGIGTDARVGWSLVITTACVGVVVLAGLGRVVAVLRARRRTSRERRVVAAPTRTLTVDGGRR, encoded by the coding sequence ATGACCTCGCCGCTGCTCTGGTACCTCAACCGCGGGACCGGGATCGTGCTCGTCGTCGTCTTCACCCTGACCGTCCTGCTCGGCGTGCTCGCGACCGGCCGCGGGGTCTCGCGCTGGTGGCCGCGCTTCGTGACCCAGGGGCTGCACCGCGGGCTCGCCGCCGTCTCCGTCCTGCTGCTCCTCGCGCACGCCGTCGTCGCGGTCGTCGACGAGTTCGTCGACATCCGGTGGTGGCAGGCGGTCGTGCCCTTCGGCGCGACCTACGAGCCGCTCTGGCTCGGCCTCGGCACCCTCGCGCTCGACCTCACGGTCGTCGTCGTCGCCACCTCGCTGGCCCGCTCCCGCCTGCCGCACCGCCTCTGGTTCGTCCTCCACCTCACGACGTACCTCGCGTGGGTGGCCGGCGTCGCGCACGGCCTGGGCATCGGCACCGACGCCCGGGTCGGGTGGTCGCTCGTCATCACCACGGCCTGCGTCGGGGTCGTCGTCCTCGCCGGCCTCGGGCGGGTCGTCGCGGTCCTCCGAGCCCGCCGTCGGACCTCCCGCGAGCGTCGCGTGGTCGCCGCACCGACCCGCACCCTCACGGTCGACGGGGGCCGGCGATGA
- a CDS encoding FAD:protein FMN transferase codes for MTTVEAPDALRLHPEHGAASWRAIGTYVDVRTTPAALEAVVELVAGVIDEVDETCSRFRADSDLSLANASPGRPVPASPVLLGAVRVALEAARGTDGLVDPTLGEVLVGAGYDRTFALVPGEAPGPATLPTRPGSWRDVVVGETTLTVPPGASLDLGATGKAWAADLAALTVVDELEVPVLVSVGGDVRLHSPDPSTMPAQPIRLGHNLADLDAGGDTLTVHVGAGGVATSSVSARCWRRGGRQWHHIVDPRTGAPAGGPWRTVTALGHTACAANTASTASVVLGDDAEAWLTDHAVAARLVAHDGSVTTTPAWRAAHLEDPR; via the coding sequence GTGACCACGGTGGAGGCACCGGACGCCCTGCGGCTCCACCCGGAGCACGGGGCGGCCTCCTGGCGCGCCATCGGCACCTACGTCGACGTCCGCACGACGCCGGCCGCCCTCGAGGCGGTCGTCGAGCTCGTGGCCGGGGTCATCGACGAGGTCGACGAGACCTGCAGCCGCTTCCGGGCCGACAGCGACCTCTCGCTGGCCAACGCGAGCCCGGGCCGTCCGGTGCCCGCCTCCCCCGTGCTCCTCGGCGCCGTCCGCGTCGCCCTCGAGGCGGCTCGCGGCACCGACGGCCTCGTCGACCCGACGCTCGGCGAGGTGCTCGTCGGCGCCGGCTACGACCGCACGTTCGCGCTCGTCCCGGGCGAGGCCCCCGGGCCCGCCACCCTCCCGACGCGGCCCGGCTCGTGGCGCGACGTCGTCGTCGGCGAGACCACCCTCACCGTGCCCCCCGGCGCCTCGCTCGACCTCGGCGCCACCGGCAAGGCCTGGGCCGCCGACCTCGCCGCGCTCACCGTCGTCGACGAGCTCGAGGTGCCCGTGCTCGTGAGCGTCGGTGGCGACGTGCGCCTGCACTCCCCCGACCCGTCCACGATGCCCGCGCAGCCGATCCGCCTCGGGCACAACCTCGCCGACCTCGACGCCGGGGGCGACACCCTGACCGTCCACGTCGGCGCGGGGGGCGTCGCCACCTCGAGCGTCTCGGCCCGCTGCTGGCGCCGCGGCGGCCGGCAGTGGCACCACATCGTCGACCCGCGCACGGGCGCCCCCGCAGGCGGGCCGTGGCGCACCGTCACCGCCCTCGGGCACACCGCGTGCGCCGCGAACACCGCCTCGACCGCGTCCGTCGTCCTCGGGGACGACGCCGAGGCCTGGCTCACCGACCACGCGGTCGCCGCCCGGCTCGTCGCCCACGACGGCTCCGTCACCACCACGCCCGCCTGGCGGGCCGCCCACCTGGAGGACCCCCGATGA
- a CDS encoding HAMP domain-containing sensor histidine kinase, whose translation MTRRIAWLVAATTSAVVVAFVVPLCFLVANIASDRATTRAREQAQSVARLVATLADPATLERTVADVSAQGPRVVVVEPDGALVGESSLAPGTTLASVERARQQKAAFTVARDGGLDALAPVATAGGLDVVVASVTGDELRAGVSEAWLTIGALGVALVALSVAAAWNLGRRVSVPVVEVAEVAHRLREGDASARAVPGGPPETAELGRALNALADRIHDLVDAEREVVADLGHRLRTPVTALRLDTDLVSDPEVAERLREHVAHLQRSIDDVVREARRSVTTELDARTSPHPVVAARVAFWEPLAEDQDRRLELVGTSSAPPVRMADADLAELVDTLLDNVFAHTPEGSDVRVSVTREGADRVVVTVEDAGPGMPLPWRGRGHSEGGSTGLGLAIVHRLAEQAGGAVDLGRSALGGLRVTVALPTAERA comes from the coding sequence ATGACCCGACGCATCGCGTGGCTCGTGGCCGCCACGACGTCGGCCGTCGTCGTGGCGTTCGTCGTGCCGCTGTGCTTCCTCGTGGCGAACATCGCCTCGGACCGTGCGACGACCCGGGCGCGCGAGCAGGCGCAGAGCGTCGCCCGGCTCGTCGCGACGCTGGCCGACCCGGCGACGCTCGAGCGCACCGTCGCCGACGTCTCGGCGCAGGGGCCGCGGGTCGTCGTCGTCGAGCCCGACGGGGCCCTCGTCGGCGAGAGCTCGCTGGCCCCCGGGACGACCCTGGCCTCGGTCGAGCGGGCGCGGCAGCAGAAGGCGGCCTTCACGGTCGCGCGCGACGGCGGGCTCGACGCCCTCGCCCCCGTCGCGACCGCCGGCGGGCTGGACGTCGTCGTCGCGAGCGTCACCGGCGACGAGCTGCGCGCCGGCGTGTCCGAGGCGTGGCTGACGATCGGCGCCCTCGGGGTCGCGCTCGTCGCCCTGTCGGTCGCGGCGGCCTGGAACCTCGGCCGCCGGGTCAGCGTGCCCGTCGTCGAGGTCGCCGAGGTCGCGCACCGGCTGCGCGAGGGCGACGCGAGCGCCCGCGCGGTGCCCGGCGGGCCGCCCGAGACCGCCGAGCTCGGTCGGGCGCTCAACGCGCTGGCCGACCGCATCCACGACCTCGTCGACGCCGAGCGCGAGGTCGTCGCCGACCTCGGTCACCGGCTGCGCACGCCGGTCACCGCGCTGCGGCTCGACACCGACCTCGTCTCCGACCCCGAGGTCGCCGAGCGCCTGCGCGAGCACGTCGCCCACCTGCAGCGCAGCATCGACGACGTCGTGCGCGAGGCGCGGCGCTCGGTGACCACCGAGCTCGACGCGAGGACCTCGCCGCACCCGGTCGTCGCCGCGCGGGTGGCGTTCTGGGAGCCGCTCGCCGAGGACCAGGACCGCCGGCTCGAGCTGGTCGGCACGTCGTCGGCGCCGCCGGTGCGGATGGCCGACGCCGACCTCGCCGAGCTCGTCGACACCTTGCTGGACAACGTCTTCGCGCACACCCCGGAGGGCAGCGACGTGCGGGTGTCGGTGACGCGCGAGGGCGCCGACCGGGTCGTCGTCACCGTCGAGGACGCCGGCCCGGGGATGCCGCTGCCGTGGCGCGGCCGGGGGCACAGCGAGGGCGGCTCGACCGGGCTCGGCCTGGCCATCGTGCACCGGCTCGCCGAGCAGGCCGGCGGCGCCGTCGACCTCGGGCGCTCCGCCCTCGGCGGCCTGCGCGTGACGGTGGCCCTGCCCACCGCCGAGCGCGCCTGA
- a CDS encoding response regulator transcription factor — protein sequence MAHVLVIEDDPSIRSSLLRSLTDRGHAVSSSRTGLDGLQQALAEDYDVVLLDLGLPDLDGHSLLTMLRAVRRTPVIVVTARDDDPSVVRALDAGADDYVVKPFGMDQLDARMRAVLRRSGPDAGEAVLEVGGLTIDPASREVTLDGTALELSRREFDLLHYLAQHAGEVVSKRDVLADVWNQPYGGGERTVDVHLSWLRRKLGESAAHPGYLHSVRGVGIRLAPPADAVPADEG from the coding sequence GTGGCACACGTGCTCGTCATCGAGGACGACCCCTCGATCCGCTCCTCGCTCCTCCGGTCGCTCACCGACCGCGGGCACGCCGTCTCGAGCTCCCGCACCGGGCTCGACGGCCTCCAGCAGGCCCTCGCCGAGGACTACGACGTCGTGCTGCTCGACCTCGGGCTGCCCGACCTCGACGGCCACAGCCTCCTGACGATGCTGCGCGCCGTCCGCCGCACCCCGGTCATCGTCGTCACCGCCCGCGACGACGACCCGTCCGTCGTGCGCGCCCTCGACGCCGGCGCCGACGACTACGTCGTCAAGCCGTTCGGGATGGACCAGCTCGACGCGCGGATGCGGGCCGTCCTGCGGCGCAGCGGGCCCGACGCCGGCGAGGCGGTCCTCGAGGTCGGCGGGCTGACCATCGACCCGGCCTCGCGCGAGGTGACCCTCGACGGCACGGCGCTCGAGCTGTCGCGGCGCGAGTTCGACCTCCTGCACTACCTCGCGCAGCACGCCGGCGAGGTCGTGAGCAAGCGCGACGTCCTCGCGGACGTCTGGAACCAGCCCTACGGCGGCGGCGAGCGCACCGTCGACGTGCACCTGTCGTGGCTGCGGCGCAAGCTCGGCGAGAGCGCGGCTCATCCCGGGTACCTCCACAGCGTGCGCGGCGTCGGCATCCGGCTCGCGCCGCCCGCGGACGCCGTGCCGGCCGACGAGGGCTGA
- a CDS encoding DegV family protein → MTTAIVTDSTAYLSPGDLEGLPVRVVPLHVVIGGHEHREGVDVRSDEVAAALHSFTPVSTSRPAPAAFAQAYEASARDGADGIVSVHLSGELSSTVAGAGLAAGVSPIPVRVVDSRALGMVMGEAVLAGARAALDGATLDEVTDVVQRTCEGASVVFYVDTLEYLRRGGRIGRAGALLGSALSIKPILGLRDGHIVPLERVRTSSRAIARLEEIAVEAAESALAAGAPGIDLAVHHLDSAERAESLAERLRGRMPTAAVRVVELGAVVGAHVGPGTLAVAVVPRVAR, encoded by the coding sequence GTGACCACCGCGATCGTCACCGACTCCACCGCGTACCTCTCGCCGGGCGACCTCGAGGGGCTCCCGGTGCGGGTCGTGCCGCTCCACGTCGTCATCGGCGGGCACGAGCACCGCGAGGGGGTCGACGTGCGGTCCGACGAGGTCGCGGCCGCCCTGCACTCCTTCACCCCGGTCTCGACCTCGCGGCCCGCGCCGGCCGCCTTCGCGCAGGCCTACGAGGCGTCGGCGCGCGACGGGGCGGACGGCATCGTGTCGGTCCACCTCTCCGGCGAGCTGTCGAGCACCGTCGCCGGCGCCGGGCTCGCGGCCGGGGTCTCGCCCATCCCGGTGCGCGTCGTCGACTCCCGCGCGCTCGGGATGGTCATGGGCGAGGCCGTGCTGGCCGGCGCCCGGGCCGCGCTCGACGGCGCGACGCTCGACGAGGTCACCGACGTCGTGCAGCGCACGTGCGAGGGCGCGAGCGTCGTCTTCTACGTCGACACCCTCGAGTACCTGCGCCGTGGCGGACGCATCGGGCGGGCCGGGGCGCTCCTGGGGTCGGCGCTCTCCATCAAGCCGATCCTCGGCCTGCGCGACGGGCACATCGTCCCGCTCGAGAGGGTTCGTACCTCGAGCCGGGCCATCGCCCGCCTCGAGGAGATCGCCGTCGAGGCCGCCGAGTCCGCCCTCGCCGCAGGGGCACCCGGCATCGACCTCGCCGTGCACCACCTCGACTCCGCCGAGCGGGCCGAGAGCCTCGCCGAGCGCCTGCGCGGCCGGATGCCCACCGCCGCCGTGCGCGTCGTCGAGCTCGGGGCCGTCGTCGGGGCGCACGTCGGGCCCGGCACCCTCGCCGTCGCCGTCGTGCCCCGCGTCGCCCGATGA
- a CDS encoding glycerol-3-phosphate acyltransferase, producing the protein MTLLAGPLLLVALAALGFLIGSANVATVVARALGADLRHAGSGNPGATNAGRVLGRRWGALVLVLDVLKAFVPTLVVLLWLGTLPALVVASGVVLGHVFSPFLKGRGGKGVACALGGILAVAPWVALAALVVFALALTGLRKVGEASVVATGFLAVLGVVGALGAGGVPGLGRDEGVWLVLVSVLVLARHARNIRAAWGRLRGGATG; encoded by the coding sequence ATGACGCTGCTCGCCGGGCCGCTGCTGCTCGTCGCGCTCGCGGCCCTCGGCTTCCTGATCGGCTCGGCCAACGTCGCGACCGTCGTGGCCCGGGCCCTGGGTGCCGACCTGCGGCACGCCGGCTCCGGCAACCCGGGGGCGACGAACGCCGGGCGCGTGCTCGGCCGCCGGTGGGGCGCGCTCGTGCTCGTGCTCGACGTCCTCAAGGCCTTCGTCCCGACGCTCGTCGTGCTCCTGTGGCTCGGCACCCTGCCGGCGCTCGTCGTCGCGAGCGGCGTCGTGCTGGGGCACGTCTTCAGCCCCTTCCTCAAGGGGCGCGGAGGCAAGGGGGTGGCCTGCGCGCTCGGCGGCATCCTCGCCGTCGCCCCGTGGGTGGCCCTGGCGGCGCTCGTGGTGTTCGCGCTGGCGCTGACCGGGCTGCGCAAGGTGGGGGAGGCGTCGGTCGTCGCCACGGGGTTCCTCGCGGTGCTCGGGGTCGTCGGGGCGCTCGGCGCCGGCGGCGTGCCCGGGCTGGGCCGCGACGAGGGCGTGTGGCTGGTGCTCGTGTCGGTGCTCGTCCTCGCCCGGCACGCGCGCAACATCCGGGCGGCGTGGGGTCGGCTGCGGGGTGGCGCGACCGGCTGA
- a CDS encoding ComEA family DNA-binding protein gives MRERPDPTALSPRASAWLRSRSRSAGWVPEPAQGVDVPDDEPEEVSEPEEWVPDRPRVRLPATVAGARWQPGRSAVLGVVVLAVLAALVLGLRVASASSDGDVVAPGGGARAGPVGVSAGAVDVGVPTDSAPASSGPAASPSVSPSPSAQVVVHVVGRVRRPGVRTLPAGSRVADAVRAAGGVSGGADLAALNLARVLVDGEQVRVPAPGEVPTTPPTAPGGSGSGSGGGGASAGPATPVSLSTADVGALDGLPGIGPVLAQRIVDWRTAHGRFTSVDELTEVSGIGDRLLEQLRPLVVP, from the coding sequence ATGCGCGAGCGACCCGACCCCACGGCCCTCTCCCCCCGGGCGAGCGCCTGGCTGCGCTCCCGCTCGCGCTCGGCGGGATGGGTGCCCGAGCCGGCGCAGGGAGTGGACGTGCCGGACGACGAGCCGGAGGAGGTGTCGGAGCCCGAGGAGTGGGTGCCGGACCGGCCACGGGTACGCCTGCCCGCGACGGTGGCGGGGGCGCGCTGGCAGCCGGGGCGCTCGGCCGTGCTCGGGGTGGTCGTCCTCGCCGTGCTCGCGGCCCTCGTCCTCGGGCTGCGGGTGGCGAGCGCCTCCTCCGACGGCGACGTCGTGGCACCGGGCGGGGGCGCGCGGGCCGGACCGGTCGGGGTGTCGGCGGGCGCCGTCGACGTGGGGGTGCCGACGGACTCCGCTCCGGCCTCCTCCGGTCCTGCCGCGTCGCCGTCCGTCTCGCCGTCGCCGTCGGCGCAGGTCGTCGTCCACGTCGTCGGGCGGGTCCGGCGCCCGGGGGTGCGGACGCTGCCGGCCGGCTCCCGCGTGGCCGACGCGGTGCGGGCCGCCGGGGGTGTGAGCGGCGGCGCCGACCTCGCGGCGCTCAACCTGGCGCGAGTGCTCGTCGACGGCGAGCAGGTGCGGGTCCCGGCGCCGGGGGAGGTACCGACGACGCCGCCCACCGCCCCGGGCGGCAGTGGCAGTGGCAGCGGCGGCGGTGGGGCGTCGGCCGGTCCCGCCACGCCGGTGTCGCTGAGCACCGCCGACGTCGGCGCGCTCGACGGCCTGCCCGGCATCGGGCCCGTGCTCGCCCAGCGCATCGTCGACTGGCGCACGGCGCACGGGCGGTTCACGAGCGTCGACGAGCTCACCGAGGTCAGCGGCATCGGCGACCGGCTGCTCGAGCAGCTCCGGCCGCTCGTCGTGCCGTGA
- a CDS encoding ComEC/Rec2 family competence protein: protein MTSAAAGKRAAEPGDLRLLGPAVIAWVVAAATLGFGWGARLVVVGSVLVAAAALQAWVRGGRRDGSRAAAWRWPVTLAVVLVALLQVAALAGMLSRERGGVRALAAERAVVTADVLVTGEPVRVASRDGAVRLVRAGTVQRLTGRGRTVTAAAPVLLVGGEVLAGPRWHETVRVRGRLGPMETADDRVASLAVSGRPLSLAPPGAVARGAERLRNGLRHAVDDAPADARGLLPGLVIGDTSRTPQDLTEAMRATGMTHLTAVSGSNVAVVTGLVLGLCAVVGVPRRLRPVLAGLALAGFVVLARPEPSVVRAAAMGAIGLLGLSRSRRSAGLPVLGGAVVVVLVLDPWLARSYGFVLSTLATLGLLLFTRPWGEAVGRHLPRRVAPLGPALAVPLAAQVMTAPVVVLLQGSVSVIGVLANLLAAPLVPPATVAGVTAALVSLVWARGAELVAWVGVVPTTGIARVARVAAEVPGGTLPWPDGAPGALLLAGLLLLVVLTGRALVAGVARRPVAAFGVVVLAVASLLPTRVVTWPPDGWRVVVCDVGQGDAVVLRSGPGRGVLVDVGPDPALVDGCLDRLGVTTLDALVLTHFHADHVDGLAGALRGRTVRQVLVGPVAEPAAAAALVGRTAAAAGIPVAVLHAGDRLTVGEVDAVVWSPWRRIAEGSVPNNGSVVLAARTGDVDALLLGDVEREAAHDLLLRLRRDPAMAATARGFELVKTPHHGSANLDADLMAAVRAPVAVISVGADNDYGHPAPAHLALLRRLGSATYRTDQRGDVALVQRRDGLRVVTSR from the coding sequence GTGACGTCCGCGGCCGCCGGGAAGCGCGCGGCCGAGCCGGGCGACCTGCGCCTGCTCGGTCCCGCGGTGATCGCGTGGGTCGTCGCCGCCGCGACGCTCGGGTTCGGTTGGGGCGCACGGCTGGTCGTCGTCGGGTCGGTCCTGGTGGCCGCCGCCGCGCTGCAGGCCTGGGTTCGCGGCGGCCGGCGGGACGGCAGCCGGGCGGCCGCCTGGCGCTGGCCGGTCACCCTCGCGGTCGTCCTCGTCGCGCTCCTCCAGGTCGCGGCGCTCGCGGGAATGCTCTCGCGCGAGCGGGGCGGGGTGCGCGCGCTCGCGGCCGAGCGGGCCGTCGTCACCGCGGACGTGCTCGTCACGGGTGAGCCGGTGCGGGTCGCCTCACGCGACGGGGCCGTCCGCCTCGTCCGGGCCGGCACCGTGCAGCGGCTGACCGGGCGGGGGCGCACCGTCACCGCGGCCGCTCCCGTCCTCCTCGTCGGGGGCGAGGTCCTCGCCGGCCCGCGGTGGCACGAGACGGTGCGGGTCCGCGGCCGGCTGGGCCCGATGGAGACCGCCGACGACCGCGTCGCCAGCCTCGCGGTGTCCGGCCGCCCCCTGTCGCTCGCCCCGCCGGGGGCCGTCGCCCGGGGCGCCGAGCGGCTGCGCAACGGGTTGCGGCACGCCGTCGACGACGCCCCCGCGGACGCGCGTGGCCTGCTGCCCGGCCTCGTCATCGGCGACACGAGCCGCACCCCGCAGGACCTCACCGAGGCGATGCGGGCGACCGGGATGACCCACCTGACCGCGGTCTCCGGCAGCAACGTCGCGGTCGTCACCGGGCTGGTCCTCGGCCTGTGCGCCGTCGTCGGGGTCCCGCGCCGGCTGCGCCCGGTGCTCGCCGGGCTGGCGCTCGCCGGCTTCGTCGTCCTCGCCCGTCCCGAGCCGAGCGTCGTGCGCGCGGCGGCGATGGGCGCCATCGGGCTGCTCGGGCTGAGCCGCTCACGGCGCTCGGCCGGGCTGCCCGTGCTCGGCGGAGCGGTGGTCGTCGTGCTCGTGCTCGACCCGTGGCTGGCCCGCTCGTACGGCTTCGTCCTCTCGACGCTCGCGACCCTCGGGCTGCTCCTCTTCACCCGGCCGTGGGGCGAGGCGGTCGGCCGCCACCTGCCCCGCCGCGTCGCGCCGCTCGGGCCGGCCCTCGCCGTGCCGCTCGCCGCGCAGGTGATGACCGCGCCGGTCGTCGTCCTGCTCCAGGGCTCGGTCAGCGTCATCGGGGTGCTCGCCAACCTCCTCGCGGCGCCGCTCGTGCCGCCGGCGACCGTCGCCGGCGTCACGGCCGCGCTCGTGTCGCTGGTCTGGGCGCGGGGCGCCGAGCTCGTCGCGTGGGTCGGCGTCGTGCCCACGACCGGCATCGCCCGGGTCGCGCGGGTGGCGGCCGAGGTGCCGGGCGGGACGCTGCCCTGGCCGGACGGCGCGCCCGGGGCGCTGCTGCTCGCCGGGCTGCTCCTGCTCGTCGTCCTCACGGGGCGGGCGCTCGTCGCCGGGGTCGCGCGCCGGCCGGTGGCCGCGTTCGGGGTCGTCGTCCTCGCGGTCGCGTCGCTCCTGCCGACGCGGGTCGTCACGTGGCCGCCCGACGGCTGGCGGGTCGTGGTCTGCGACGTCGGCCAGGGGGACGCCGTCGTCCTGCGCAGCGGCCCCGGCCGCGGGGTGCTCGTCGACGTCGGGCCCGACCCGGCCCTCGTCGACGGCTGCCTCGACCGGCTCGGGGTCACGACCCTCGACGCCCTCGTCCTCACGCACTTCCACGCCGACCACGTCGACGGTCTGGCCGGCGCCCTGCGCGGCCGCACCGTCCGGCAGGTGCTCGTCGGCCCGGTCGCCGAGCCTGCCGCCGCCGCCGCGCTCGTCGGGCGGACGGCGGCCGCTGCGGGCATCCCCGTCGCGGTCCTCCACGCGGGGGACCGGCTGACCGTCGGTGAGGTCGACGCCGTCGTCTGGAGCCCGTGGCGGCGGATCGCCGAGGGGTCGGTGCCCAACAACGGCAGCGTCGTCCTCGCGGCCCGGACCGGTGACGTCGACGCCCTGCTCCTCGGCGACGTCGAGCGCGAGGCCGCCCACGACCTCCTGCTGCGCCTGCGCCGCGACCCGGCGATGGCGGCCACCGCCCGCGGCTTCGAGCTCGTCAAGACCCCGCACCACGGGTCGGCCAACCTCGACGCCGACCTCATGGCCGCCGTGCGCGCCCCCGTCGCGGTCATCAGCGTCGGCGCCGACAACGACTACGGGCACCCGGCCCCGGCGCACCTCGCGCTGCTCCGCCGTCTCGGGTCTGCGACCTACCGCACCGACCAGCGCGGTGACGTCGCGCTCGTGCAGCGGCGCGACGGGCTGCGGGTCGTCACCTCCCGCTGA
- a CDS encoding LysR family transcriptional regulator, which yields MIDAAGLRVMRAISEQGSFTAAAASLGYTQPAISQMVRRLEQRTGTVLVERVGRNVRLTEAGRVLARHAGPVLAALDAAEEEVAAIAGLRSGRVRLMAFPSASATLVPRALSLVKKRFPDVHITFTEAEPPESIAALRAGECDLAIAFAYEGTDVARGEEDLDAFVITPLLEDEVRLAMPRSHPASTQPTAHLAELATDPWIAGCPRCRGHLVQLADAAGFRPDVAYETEDYVAVMGLVAEGLGVALIPDLILRTVHHDEVVALPMEPASRRTITALTTPDLGRVPAVRATLEALIESAGSQSTAPTTRQPEPTFSI from the coding sequence ATGATCGACGCCGCCGGCCTCCGCGTCATGCGGGCCATCTCCGAGCAGGGCAGCTTCACCGCCGCCGCCGCCTCGCTGGGCTACACCCAGCCGGCCATCTCGCAGATGGTCCGCCGGCTCGAGCAGCGCACCGGCACCGTGCTCGTCGAGCGCGTCGGCCGCAACGTCCGCCTCACCGAGGCCGGCCGCGTCCTCGCGCGCCACGCCGGGCCGGTGCTCGCCGCGCTCGACGCCGCGGAGGAGGAGGTCGCCGCGATCGCCGGGCTGCGCAGCGGCCGGGTGCGGCTCATGGCCTTCCCGTCGGCCTCGGCGACGCTCGTGCCGCGGGCGCTCTCGCTCGTCAAGAAGCGCTTCCCCGACGTGCACATCACCTTCACCGAGGCCGAGCCGCCCGAGAGCATCGCCGCGCTGCGCGCCGGCGAGTGCGACCTGGCCATCGCCTTCGCCTACGAGGGCACCGACGTCGCCCGCGGCGAGGAGGACCTCGACGCGTTCGTCATCACCCCGCTGCTCGAGGACGAGGTGCGCCTCGCGATGCCGCGCAGCCACCCGGCGTCGACCCAGCCGACGGCACACCTGGCCGAGCTCGCCACGGACCCGTGGATCGCGGGCTGCCCGCGCTGCCGGGGGCACCTCGTGCAGCTCGCCGACGCGGCGGGCTTCCGCCCGGACGTCGCCTACGAGACCGAGGACTACGTCGCGGTCATGGGCCTGGTCGCCGAGGGGCTCGGCGTCGCGCTCATCCCCGACCTCATCCTGCGCACGGTGCACCACGACGAGGTCGTGGCCCTGCCGATGGAGCCGGCCTCGCGCCGCACGATCACCGCGCTGACGACCCCCGACCTCGGCCGGGTGCCGGCCGTCAGGGCCACGCTCGAGGCGCTCATCGAGAGCGCCGGGTCGCAGTCGACCGCGCCGACGACCCGCCAGCCGGAGCCCACCTTCTCGATCTGA